The genomic DNA CGGTATGTTCGGTCATGTGGATGCGGGCGTGTTGCACGTTCGCCCGGCGCTAGATTTATGCGATCAAGCGCAAGTTAAATTATTCAAACAGATTTCCGACGAGGTGGCAGAACTCACCCGTAAATATGGCGGTTTAATTTGGGGCGAACATGGCAAAGGGATGCGCTCGCAATACGGCAAAAAATTCTTTACGCCCGAATTATGGCGTGAATTACGTTACATCAAATTCTTATTTGATCCGCAAAATCGCCTCAATCCTGGGAAAATCTGCACGCCGTTAAACAGCGAACAAGAACTTTATTCCATTTTATCGCCAATGCGAGCCGACCTAGACCGTCAAATTCCCGTTCAAATGAAAGAAGAATTTATCGGTGCCATGAATTGTAACGGCAACGGTTTATGCTTTAACTTTGACGTCCACAGCACCATGTGCCCGTCTATGAAAGTGAGTAAAAATCGCGTCTTTTCACCGAAAGGCCGCGCGGCAATGGTGCGCGAATGGTTGCGTTTAATGGCGAACGAGCAAGTTACCCCGGCGCAATTAGATTTCAAACAATCCACAGTGAAGCTCACGGATTTAGTGCAAAAATTAAAAAACAGCTACCAAAAACGCCGTGGCGAATACGATTTTTCTCATGAAGTGAAAGCGGCAATGGATACTTGTCTGGCTTGTAAAGCCTGCGCCAGCCAATGCCCGATTAAAATCGACGTACCAAGCTTCCGCGCCAAATTCTTCCATTTTTACCACCAACGTTATCTGCGTCCAATCAAAGATTATGTGGTATCCAATGTGGAATACGTCGTACCGCTGATGGCAAAACAAGCGAAATTCTTCAATTATTTTACGGCAACCCAATTCATCCAAAAAGTGGCAGAAAAATATTTGGGCATGACAGACTTACCGTTGCTCTCTACGCCAAATCTACAACAACTCATTCAGCTAGGTCATAAAAATGCCTCGTTAGAGCAATTAGAAAGCCTAAGTGCGGTAGAAAAACAACATGTTTTACTTATCGTGCAAGATCCGTTCACCTCCTATTATGATGCCAAAGTCGTCGCCGATTTTGTGGCCTTAACCCAAAAACTTGGTTTTAAGCCTGTGGTACTGCCGTTTAAGCCTAATGGCAAAGCGCAACACATCAAGGGATTTTTAACCCGTTTTGCGAAAACAGCCAAAAATCAAGCAGAGTTCCTTAATCGCATGGCAAAACTTGAGATGCCGATGGTGGGGGTGGATCCGGCCATTGTGTTGTCTTATCGGGACGAATATAAAGAAATTCTTGGTGCAGAGCGCGGTAATTTCCATGTGCTGACCGCACATGAATGGCTCAAACAACAACTGGATAATGGCATATTGTTATCTGCGCAAAACACCGAAAAAACCGACCGCACTTTTGAGCCGCATCAGTGGTATTTATTCCCACACTGTACGGAAACGACCGCTATGCCGAACAGTGGCAAAGAATGGCAACATATTTTTGCTGCCTTCGACCAGCAGTTGCAAGTTGAAAGCGTGGGCTGTTGTGGCATGGCAGGGACTTTCGGGCACGAAACCCAGCACATTGAAATGTCAAAAGCCATTTATGAAGCCTCATGGGAGAAAAAACTGCAAAATAAAGATCCGAACTTCTGTCTGGCAACCGGTTATTCCTGCCGTAGTCAGGTGAAGCGTTTCGCCCATTATCAGCCGAAACATCCGGTGCAAGCATTATTAACGTTATTTGAATAATGGATGTTCATTATGACGATATGGAAAAAAAATTTAACGCTAAAACAGCTCAATGACTTCTGTAAAAACTGTACGGTAGCACATTTAGGCATTGAATTTATCGCACAGGGCGATGATTGGCTGGAAGCCCGAATGCCGGTGGATCAACGTACTACACAACCTATGGGCTTATTGCACGGTGGCATTTCCGCCGCACTCGCCGAAACTGTTGCTTCCACTGCCGGTTTTTGCTGCGTGGCGGAAAATCAGGCGGTGGTTGGTATAGAAATCAACGCCAATCACCTACGCGCCGTGCGACAAGGTAATGTATATGCCAAAGCCACTCCCATTCGCTTAGGTAAAATACTACAAGTTTGGCAAATTGACATTCGGGACGAGCAAGATAAACTATGCTGCGTTTCACGTTTAACTCTTTCTGTAATTGCTCATGACTAATTTAAAAATCGGCGTCATTTTGGCTAACTTAGGCACGCCAAACTCACCAAATCCTAAGGACATTTCCCGCTATTTATGGCAATTTTTAACGGATCCGCGCGTTGTGGATTTACCACGTTACAAATGGTATCCCTTATTAAGGGCCATTATTTTGCCTTTGCGTTCAAAACGTATTGCCAAAAATTATCGTTCAATTTGGACGGAACAAGGCTCGCCTCTACTTGCCATCAGCCAACAACAAAAACAAGCGCTGACTACCTTTTTACAACAGCAACAACTTGAAGTCGAAATTGAAATCGGTATGACTTACGGCAACCCGTCCATGCAAAGTGCGGTACAAAAATTACTGGAAAAACAAGTAGAACACATTATCGTGCTACCGCTCTACCCGCAGTACAGTAGTACCACCACAGGCGCGGTGTTCGATGCTTTTGCCGGTGCATTAAAACAGCAACGTGGCATTGTGCCGTTTGATTTTATTCATTCATACCAATTGAATAAAGATTACATCGCCGCCTTAATCGAATCCTGCAAAGTGCGGTTAAAATCCGATGAGTTTTTGCTGTTTTCCTTCCATGGAATTCCGTTGCGTTACGAAAACACCGGCGATTATTACCGAACCCACTGCCAACAAACCGCCGCCGCGGTAGCACAAGGTTTAGGTTTAAACGAAAAACAATGGGGTATTACCTTCCAATCGCGTTTTGGCAAAGAAGTGTGGTTGCAACCTTACACCGATGAATTTATTTCTAATGCGGCGCAACAAGGCATCAAAAAAATGGCGGTGATCTGCCCGGGCTTTGCGGCAGACTGTTTGGAAACCTTGGAAGAAATTTCGGAAGAAAACAAAACGTTGTTCTTAACCCAGGGTGGAGAAAGTTTTCAATACATTCCCGCTCTCAATGCAGAACCGGCACACATTGAAATGTTAGGCAAATTGGTGATGAACCAAATAGCGAAAATGAAATGTAATAACTGCAATTCGCCGAATATTGACGTGATTCCAACTATTTCTGTGCCAACCACAAGCAATTTAAGCAGCCGTTGTCATTAATCTTAACAACCTTTTTACTTCATATTTAAGGAGAACATTATGAGTAACGTCACTTTAGCAGGCAATCCAATCGATGTTGCAGGCCGTTTCCCACAAATTGGCGACCAGCTCACTGAACTCACATTAGTGAATAATGAATTGGGCGATGTAAATCTAAATACCTTTGCCGGCCAACGCAAAGTACTAAACATTTTTCCAAGTATCGACACTGGTGTTTGCGCCACCTCCGTGCGTAAATTCAACGAAAAAGCCGCAACATTGGCTAACACCGTTGTACTTTGCATTTCCGCTGACTTGCCTTTCGCGCAAATCCGTTTCTGTGGCGCTGAAGGCATCGACAAGGTACAAACCCTTTCCACATTCCGCCACCACGAGTTACACAAAACCCTCGGCGTTGACATTACATCTGGCCCTCTCGCCGGCCTAACCGCCCGCGCCGTTATTGTGTTAGATGAACATAACAACGTGTTACACAGCGAATTAGTGTCTGAAATTAAAAACGAGCCGGATTACGACGCTGCACTTGCCGTGTTGGTCTAATCACGAATAAAGCAAAGTGCGGTGGTTTTCTCGGTGTGTTAAAAACACTTGGAAAATCCACCGCACTTTTGTTTTCAGGATATTTAATGGCGCATGCTTCATAGCGTGTGCCGATAGCCTTTTGATATTTATGGCACGCGTTAGGAAACGCGCGCCATCTGAGAAGAAAATAGTGAGCTTGGCGAATATCGAAGTCGCACAGAGCGTTTATTAAACGCTGTCCTACCAATTAGACAACAAGCTCATACTAATCTAAAAGGTGCGTTTACACGCATCCTACCTTATCAATTTACCTTCCACTCTCCGTTCACTACTGTGCCGATGACCTTGTAATCATTGGTGAATACCGCGAGGTTGGCAATTTTGCCTGCCTCGACGGAACCTAAACGGTTATCCACACCAATAGCGCGGGCAGGATAGAGATTACTCATACGAACGGCTTCGGCAAGAGGGATTTCTACGTATTCCACAGCGTTTTTAATGGATTCCATCATAGTGATAGACGCACCGGCAATAGTGCCGTTACCGTCATAGCAACGTCCTTCTTTCACATAAATGGTTTTACCTACGAAGGTGAACGTTTCTAGTTCAGGGCCTGCACCGGCAGCCGCTAAGGAGTCGGTGACGATACAAAGTTTGTCACCTTTCACTTTTTTATCCAAACGCACATTGCCAAAATCCACGTGTACGCCGTCCACGATAATGCCGGTATAAACGTCGGAATCCAACACCGCACCCACCACGCCCATAGCACGACCGGAACTGATCGGCGACATAGCGTTATGTAAGTGGGTGGCGAAAGTAGCGCCTTTGTGGAAAGCGGCTTTTGCTACTTCATAACTGGCGTTGGAATGGCCGACAGACACCACAATGCCACTTTTCACGAAATCAGGGGTGTAATTGATTGTCGGGTTTTCGGCTGCGATAGTGAGTTTGGTGATCACATCCGCGTTGTCGCAAAGAAAATCTTTCATTTCAGGTGAAATTTCACGAATGTATTCAGGGCGATGAACGCCTTTTTTTTCTACGCTTAAATAAGGTCCTTCAATATGCAATCCAAGGGCTTGGTTTTTATGTTTGGCTAAATATTGACGCATGATTTTAACCGCACTTTTAATACCTTCATCGGGTGCCGTGATAAAGGTTGGCAGGAAGCTGGTACAACCCGATTTCAAATTGGTGGCTTGCATAATTTCCAAAGTTTCTACACTGGTTTGATCGTTAAACATGACGCCACCACAGCCGTTTAATTGCAAGTCAATAAAACCGGCCGTAAGATTATGCCCTTGTAAATCAATGGTCTTAATGTCACTTTCCAATTCGCTTTGCGGAATCACTGCCTCAATGTTTTCACCGTTAATCACCACGGCATAATCCCGCAGAATCTCATATTTGGTGTAAATGACAGAGTTAATCAATGCATATTTCATAATGCTACCTTCTAAAAAATAATCTAAAAATCCACCGCACTTTTAGCTAAAAAGCTACAACACACTATGAATCGCGTGATTTTCCAATTCGGTGAAATATTTCACGGTTTTCACTTTGAGTTCTTGGAGCGCAGGCTCATCACACACCAACACAAAGTGGCGATGCAATTGAAGCGCACTAACCGTCCAAAGATGATTCACCGATCCTTCTACGGCGGCTTGCACAGCGAGTGCCTTGGAATGTCCCGTTGCTAAAATCATCACTTCTTCCGCGTCTAACAAGGTGCCGACACCAATGGTTAAAGAATATTTTGGCACTTGATTCACATCATTATTAAAGAAACGGGAATTGGCAATAATCGTATCCGGTGTAAGGGTTTTAATACGGGTATGGGAGCTTAAAGAAGACGCCGGTTCGTTAAAGGCAATATGCCCATCCACACCTACGCCGCCCATGAATAAATGGATTTTGCCGTAAGATTTGATTTTTTCTTCATAACGGCGACATTCTTCATCATGATCATCCGTGTTGCCGTTTAAGATATTGATATTTTGCGGCTGAATATCAATGTGGTTGAAGAAGTTGTTATACATGAAGCTATGATAACTTTCCGGATGCTCTGCCGGCAAACCGACATATTCATCCATATTAAATGTCACCACATGCTTAAAACTCACTTGACCGGCTTGGTTAAATTTGATTAGTTCTTGATAGGTTTTCAATGGCGTCCCGCCGGTCGGTAACCCCAAAACAAAAGGACGTTCTGCCGTCGGGTTGAAATGATTAATTCTATCGACAATATGACGAGCCGCCCAACGGCTGACTTGTTGTTCGTTATGTAATGGGATGAGGCGCATGATAAACTTCCTTTATTGTGCCGCGCTTTTTATCCCGGTTCAACCTAGGGCAATAAATTACCCTAAGTTACGCATAATCGTTTTCCCTTTAGAAACCAAGAGAGGAGGCTAAAGGCCTAAAGAATCCGAATTATGCGTAACCGTGGGTAATTTTTACTTATAGCGATACCGTAAAAGTGCGGTCATTTTTTCCATTAAATTATAAATATTTCGCCTTTAATTCTTTTGCTCTTGCTAACTGAGCGTCTGTCGCTTTTGCCGTCATCGGTTCGCGGCAGTATCCGGCGTCCACACCTTCCAATTTCAACAATTCTTTGATGGTTAAATATAAACCATTCGCTAAAATGCCTTCGATTAAGTCATTAGTAACGTGTTGAATAGCAAGGGCTTCGGCAAGTTTGCCTTGTTTGGTTAAGTCAAAAATTTGTCTTGCACGTACGCCGTTAACGTTAAAGGTACTACCGATAGCACCATCCACTCCTAACGCAGCAGCCGGTAACATCATTTCGTCAAAGCCTGCCCAGATTAAGTGATTTGGATAGGCTTTTTTCAAGCGTTCCAACAAGTAGAAATCGCCTGCAGTGAATTTCACACCAAGCACTTTCGGGTTTTTGTAAAGCTCGCCGAATTGCTCAATACCCATATTTACACCGGTTAAGAACGGAATGGAGTACACGATCATGTTATTGCCGGTTTCAGCGATGATGGTGTCGTAGTAATGTTTGATTTCAGGGAAGCTGAATTTATAGTAGAACGGGGTTACGGCAGAAAGGCTGTCATAACCTAATTCGGTGGCGTATTTACCCAATTCCACGGCTTCGTGTAAATTCACGCTACCTACTTGAGCGATTAATGCCACTTGGTCTTTGGCTTCATCTTTAGCGATACGGAAAATTTGTTTTTTCTCTTCGGTGGAAAGCATAAAGTTTTCACCGGTTGAACCGCCCACATATAAACCGTCCACTTTCATTTTATCAATGTTGTGGCGGATAATTTGACGCAAGCCTTTCTCATTAATAGAGCCATCTTCGTTAAATGACACTAATAACGCACTGAAAATACCTTTTAAATCACGCATTGTTTTCTCCTTGATTTATCATTTAATACGTTGTTCTAAAATCACATCTAATGTTTTTTGCTTGGTTTTCACCGCTCTTTCTTGTTCGGCTTGCACCAGCAAAGCATAAATTAAATCCAACACAAATAGTTGAGCAATTTTGGTACCAATGGAATCCCCTTGTAATTTGCCTTGCTTATTACCATTCACCAAGACAAAATCTGCATGTTCGGTGATAGGGGAACGCAAACTGTGGGTCAACGCCACAGTAACTGCACCATTCTGTTTTGCTATTTTTAAGGTATGGGCAGTTTCTTGGGAATAACCGGAATGACTGATACCAATGGCTACATCGTTTTTCTTCAATAACGCTGCCTGCATATACATA from Aggregatibacter aphrophilus ATCC 33389 includes the following:
- the ydiJ gene encoding D-2-hydroxyglutarate dehydrogenase YdiJ; this encodes MLPRLKNIPQLSPLVGDYLNALRLQHFEGDIASNYADRLSLATDNSVYQQLPQAILFPKSVADVVRITKLAQQEKYLSLTFTPRGGGTGTNGQSINNNIIVDVSRHMTQILELNVKERWVRVQAGVVKDQLNQFLKPHGLFFSPELSTSNRATLGGMINTDASGQGSLQYGKTSDHVLGLRAVLINGDILDTSAVKSDDIFQHVEENHGSARVKNIHQEIFQRCKEKREQILHDLPQLNRFLTGYDLKNVFNDDLSEFNLTRILTGSEGSLAFICEATLDLMPLPQHRTLINIKYNSFDAALRNAPFMVKANALSVETVDSKVLNLAKQDIIWHSVQDLLTEDEQNPILGLNIVEYAGNNQALIEKQVAHLCAELDQKIAEGKDHIIGYQVCDHLPSIERIYAMRKKAVGLLGNAKGVAKPIPFVEDTCVPPENLADYITEFRALLDSHNLQYGMFGHVDAGVLHVRPALDLCDQAQVKLFKQISDEVAELTRKYGGLIWGEHGKGMRSQYGKKFFTPELWRELRYIKFLFDPQNRLNPGKICTPLNSEQELYSILSPMRADLDRQIPVQMKEEFIGAMNCNGNGLCFNFDVHSTMCPSMKVSKNRVFSPKGRAAMVREWLRLMANEQVTPAQLDFKQSTVKLTDLVQKLKNSYQKRRGEYDFSHEVKAAMDTCLACKACASQCPIKIDVPSFRAKFFHFYHQRYLRPIKDYVVSNVEYVVPLMAKQAKFFNYFTATQFIQKVAEKYLGMTDLPLLSTPNLQQLIQLGHKNASLEQLESLSAVEKQHVLLIVQDPFTSYYDAKVVADFVALTQKLGFKPVVLPFKPNGKAQHIKGFLTRFAKTAKNQAEFLNRMAKLEMPMVGVDPAIVLSYRDEYKEILGAERGNFHVLTAHEWLKQQLDNGILLSAQNTEKTDRTFEPHQWYLFPHCTETTAMPNSGKEWQHIFAAFDQQLQVESVGCCGMAGTFGHETQHIEMSKAIYEASWEKKLQNKDPNFCLATGYSCRSQVKRFAHYQPKHPVQALLTLFE
- the tpx gene encoding thiol peroxidase; translation: MSNVTLAGNPIDVAGRFPQIGDQLTELTLVNNELGDVNLNTFAGQRKVLNIFPSIDTGVCATSVRKFNEKAATLANTVVLCISADLPFAQIRFCGAEGIDKVQTLSTFRHHELHKTLGVDITSGPLAGLTARAVIVLDEHNNVLHSELVSEIKNEPDYDAALAVLV
- the nanA gene encoding N-acetylneuraminate lyase, encoding MRDLKGIFSALLVSFNEDGSINEKGLRQIIRHNIDKMKVDGLYVGGSTGENFMLSTEEKKQIFRIAKDEAKDQVALIAQVGSVNLHEAVELGKYATELGYDSLSAVTPFYYKFSFPEIKHYYDTIIAETGNNMIVYSIPFLTGVNMGIEQFGELYKNPKVLGVKFTAGDFYLLERLKKAYPNHLIWAGFDEMMLPAAALGVDGAIGSTFNVNGVRARQIFDLTKQGKLAEALAIQHVTNDLIEGILANGLYLTIKELLKLEGVDAGYCREPMTAKATDAQLARAKELKAKYL
- the nagA gene encoding N-acetylglucosamine-6-phosphate deacetylase — encoded protein: MKYALINSVIYTKYEILRDYAVVINGENIEAVIPQSELESDIKTIDLQGHNLTAGFIDLQLNGCGGVMFNDQTSVETLEIMQATNLKSGCTSFLPTFITAPDEGIKSAVKIMRQYLAKHKNQALGLHIEGPYLSVEKKGVHRPEYIREISPEMKDFLCDNADVITKLTIAAENPTINYTPDFVKSGIVVSVGHSNASYEVAKAAFHKGATFATHLHNAMSPISSGRAMGVVGAVLDSDVYTGIIVDGVHVDFGNVRLDKKVKGDKLCIVTDSLAAAGAGPELETFTFVGKTIYVKEGRCYDGNGTIAGASITMMESIKNAVEYVEIPLAEAVRMSNLYPARAIGVDNRLGSVEAGKIANLAVFTNDYKVIGTVVNGEWKVN
- the nagB gene encoding glucosamine-6-phosphate deaminase; translated protein: MRLIPLHNEQQVSRWAARHIVDRINHFNPTAERPFVLGLPTGGTPLKTYQELIKFNQAGQVSFKHVVTFNMDEYVGLPAEHPESYHSFMYNNFFNHIDIQPQNINILNGNTDDHDEECRRYEEKIKSYGKIHLFMGGVGVDGHIAFNEPASSLSSHTRIKTLTPDTIIANSRFFNNDVNQVPKYSLTIGVGTLLDAEEVMILATGHSKALAVQAAVEGSVNHLWTVSALQLHRHFVLVCDEPALQELKVKTVKYFTELENHAIHSVL
- a CDS encoding hotdog fold thioesterase, yielding MTIWKKNLTLKQLNDFCKNCTVAHLGIEFIAQGDDWLEARMPVDQRTTQPMGLLHGGISAALAETVASTAGFCCVAENQAVVGIEINANHLRAVRQGNVYAKATPIRLGKILQVWQIDIRDEQDKLCCVSRLTLSVIAHD
- the hemH gene encoding ferrochelatase, with the translated sequence MTNLKIGVILANLGTPNSPNPKDISRYLWQFLTDPRVVDLPRYKWYPLLRAIILPLRSKRIAKNYRSIWTEQGSPLLAISQQQKQALTTFLQQQQLEVEIEIGMTYGNPSMQSAVQKLLEKQVEHIIVLPLYPQYSSTTTGAVFDAFAGALKQQRGIVPFDFIHSYQLNKDYIAALIESCKVRLKSDEFLLFSFHGIPLRYENTGDYYRTHCQQTAAAVAQGLGLNEKQWGITFQSRFGKEVWLQPYTDEFISNAAQQGIKKMAVICPGFAADCLETLEEISEENKTLFLTQGGESFQYIPALNAEPAHIEMLGKLVMNQIAKMKCNNCNSPNIDVIPTISVPTTSNLSSRCH